Part of the Crossiella cryophila genome, ATCCCGGTGGGTACGCCTGTTCCTGCTGGTATGCCTGCTCGTAGGAGGTCGGGGCAGGCAGCCCGCCCGACGGCGGTCCCCAGCCCCCGCCCGGCGGGGTCGGCGGCGGGTACTGGCCGGGCGCCGCCCCGGTGTACTGCGCACTGGTGAGCTGGAAGAACAGCCGCTCCAGGTCGACCTGCTCCTCCTGCATGGCGTAGATCGCCACGCCTGCGGCCAGTGCCACGTCGGCGACCTGCTTGGTGTGCACGCCGGTGATGGCCAGCCTGCCGTCCTGGGTCGGCTCGATCATGGTGTGCCCGGCCGCCTGCAACGCCTCGACCAGCTTGTGCGGGTCGGCCGGCTGCACGATGACCCGGCTCTGCTGGGACTGGCGCAGCGTGTCCAGGCCGCCGTTGTAGACGGTCCGGCCGCGGCTGATGATCACCACGTGGTCCACGGTCTGCTCGACCTCGGCCAGCAGGTGGCTGGAGACCAGCACGGTGCGGCCGCTGCGGGCGAAGGACTGCAGGAAGGTGCGCAGCCAGGCGATGCCCTCCGGGTCCAGCCCGTTGGCAGGCTCGTCCAGCACCAGCACCTGCGGATCGCCCAGCAGCGCGGTGGCCAGCGCCAGGCGCTGCCGCATGCCGAGGGAGAAGCTGCCCGCCCGCCGGTCGGCCGCGGCGGCCAGGCCGACCAGCTGGAGCACCTGGTCCACCCGCTCGTCCGGCACCATCAGCGCGGCGGCGTAGATCTTGAGGTGGTTGCGCGCGGATCGGCCGGGGTGGAAGCTCTGCGCCTCCAGCACCGAGCCGACCACCCGGCCAGGGGTGCCCAGCCGCTCGTAGGGCACCCCGTTGATGGTCGATTGCCCGCCGCTGGGCCGGACCAGGCCGAGCACCATGCGCAGGGTGGTCGTCTTGCCCGACCCGTTGGGGCCGAGGAAGCCGGTCACAGTGCCGGGTTCGACGATGAAGCTCAGGTCCTGCACCGCGGTGATGTTCCCGAACTGCTTCGTCAGGTTCCCCACCACGATCCGGCCGCTGCCGTCGTGCACGCGTTCCTCCAGGTGCCACGGGGTACGGCCGCAATACTGCCGCATTGGTCGGCTTCGCGTAGGACAGTTGCCGACCTCGTGGCGCCCGGAGTGATCCGTTACACGGGCCGCTGCCGGATCCGGGGCAGCGTGGGCTCGCGTTCGACCACCGCCGCCCGGTGGATGCCGGGGTCGGTGGTCTCCAGCGGGGTCGGCCGGTCAGGGTCCAGGGTGGCGCTGAGCTGTTCGAGCAGTTCGGGGTCGAGTTCGCTGGGCAGGGTGAGCCGGATCCGGGGGATCTCGGTGGTCACCTCGGCCGCGCCCTCGACCGGGACCTCGGCCCTGGGCAGCGGGGTCTGGGCGGCCGCGCAGGCGCTCGCGGTGACCACGCTGACCGCGCCGATCACCGGTGGCGCGACGGTCTGCTGTTGTCCCCCGAGCGGGGACAGCGGCGCGAGCTGGCCGGGCGGCATGGTGCCGGTCACCGCCTGCGGGATGCGCACCGGCAGCACCGCGCCCGGCGGCAGGGTGCCGGTCAGCGGGGGTGTGGTCTCCGGCGTGATGGTGCCGTTGTGGCCGGTGAACGGCGGGATCGCCCCCGGCGGCAGGGTGCCCTGCTGCCGCTGCTGCGGCGGACCACCCGCCTGGGTGACCAGCGCGGCCAGCACGTCCGGCGGGATGGTGCTGCCCTGCGGCGGGCCGGGCAGCGAGGGCGGCACCGGTGGCGCGGCGCGGGGGGCCTTGCGGCTGAACGGGTTCCGCTTGGCCATCCGGCGTTCCCGGTGCCCGGAGCCGTCGTTGATCAGATGCCGGTGCGCGGTCAGCCACATCTGGCAGGGCCAGCGCCTGCCGCGGCCGAGGAACCCGCCTGGGCAGGCCTTGCAGCGGCCGTCCTCATCCGGCTGGTGCACGGTCAGCAGCAACCGCCAGCCCTCGGCCAGGCGCTGAAGCTCGGTGCGCGCCAGCGGCAGCAGCGAGTTGGCGTCGCCCTCCTCGGCCAGTTGGTCAAGCAGGGCGAGCCGGTCCAGCACCGCCTGGCGCAGCACGTCGTCCATCCTGGTCGTCTCCTCGTCTCGCTGGGGAGGACTCCGCCAGGGCGTCGTCCAGTGCCGCGTGCAGAGCCCGGGTCTGCGTGGCGGACAGGACGGCCGTCTCTCCCGGCGGTGTGATGAGTAACACTGAGTCTGGTTCGGCGAGCAGGGTCACCGACCGAGCCCGTCCGAAGGGGTCATCGCATTCCACCCACCAGCGTGGTTCACCCATGGGCGGTGGCCCGGCCCCGGGAGCACTCGGCTGACCTCAGCCGCAGCGGCGCGAGCAGCGGGTTGACCGCGTTCGGCGCACTGGGCATGGGCATGGAGGAGTAATCGGCCGGGCACGGGCTGTCATGGAGTGCTCACCAGCGAAATCACTCGCATGCCTGGCCCGTCACTCGATTGCCTGCACCTGGCCGCGAATTGGGAGCAAAAAGTATTCGAGGGCCGGTCGTGGGCACCGCGCCGGTCTGAGTAGACTGGTGGAGGCGGCTCGCTCCCGGTGACCCCCAGGCCGGTTGAGCGGGTCGCCCCTTCTTGTCTGATCAACATTCTGTTGGTCCCTCTTCGCGCAATCCCACGACAGGGTGATCCCACGCGGACCCGTCCGGTTCGTTCCGTGTTCCTTATTTATCTCACTCGACAAGATTCTCAGTGTGCGAGTTAGATGGGTGAGGAGGGTGATCGTCCACGGGAGGAAGTCATGCGCGTCCTGTTCACCAGCTCCGCCGGCCTCGGCCATCTGTTCCCGATGATCTCCACCGCCTGGGCGTTACGGGCCGCCGGGCACGAGGTGCGAGTGGCCACCACCGGCCCCGCCGCCACCGCGGCGGCCAACGCGGGCCTCGTCGCGGTGGAGTCCTGTCCCGGTATCGACTGGGAAGCCGAGATCCAGCGGATCATCCAGGAGAACTTCGGTGCCGAGGGCATGGCCTCCCCGAAGCCCGGCGAGCCCCGGCCCGACTCGATGGCCTCCGCGGGCGTGATGTTCGCGCACATGGCCGATCTGGCCACCGACGAGACCGTCCGCCAGGCCGCGCTGTGGCGCCCGGACCTGGTGATCTACGACCTCACCGACGCGACAGGCCCGATCGTGGCCGCCAAGCTCGGCATCCCCTGCGTGCAGCACGGCTTCGGCCTGACCAACGCGCAGGAGCTGTTCGACGCGATGGTGCCCTTCCTCGCGGACACCTTCACCCGCCTCGGCGTCGACGGCCTGGCCGAGAAGGCGGCCGCGATCGACGTGGCCCCGCCCAGCCTCGAGGGCGAACTCAAGGGCATCAGCACCAGGTACGTGCCCTACAACGGCGGCGCGGTGCTGCCGGAGTGGCTCTCCGGGCCGAAGGAACGCCCGCGGATCGTGATCACCATGGGCACCGCGATGGCCACCCACGTGGGCCTCAACCCGTGGCGGGCCATCCTGGACGTGGCGGTGGACGCCGACGCCGAGCTGATCCTGGCCGCCGGGTCGATGGACCTGACCGAGCTGGGCGAGCTGCCCCCGCACGTGCGCACCATCGGCTACCTGCCGCTGGGCGCGCTGCTCGGGGTCTGCGACGCGCTGGTGCACCACGGCGGTTCCGGCAGCACGCTGACCGCGGTGGACGCCGGGGTGACCCAGCTGATCGTGCCGCAGGGCGCTGACCAGTTCTACAACGCCGAGCGGATCGCCAAGCGCGGTGCGGGCCTGAGTGCCGAGCACGAGGGCGTCACCGCCGAGCAGATCCACCGGCTGCTGCACGACGCCGACATCAAGACCGCGGTGGCCGAGGTCAAGGCGGAGATGGCCGCGCAGCCGAGTCCGGCCGAACTGGTCCCGCAGCTGGAGGCCATCGCGGGACACTGACTCCCGGACCGGTCCGGGTGGACGGCGTGCGGTGGGGCCGCCGTCCACCCGGATCCGCTCAACCGGGGAGTCGGACATGCGAGTTCTTGTGGTCAGCTCGATGGGCCTTGGCCATCTGTTCCCGATGGTGCCGACCATGTGGGCGCTGCGCGCGGCCGGGCACGAGGTGCTGCTGCTCAGCACCGCGGCCGGCGCGGCGGCCGGGGCCAGGGCCGGGTTGCCGGTGGTCGAGGCCGCGCCGGGGGTGGACTGGGAGGCCGAACTCACCCCGCCGCCCGGCGAGGTGGACCTGCTGACCAGGGTCGCCAGCCGGTTCGCCAGGATGGCCGACCTGATGAGCGACGGCGCGGTGCGCCAGGCCGCGCACTGGCGGCCGGACCTGATCGTCTACGAGCTGATCGACGCCACCGGCCCGCTGCTGGCCGCGAAGTTCGGCATCCCGTGCGTGCACCACGGGTTCGGCATCACCTCGGTCGGCCCGCTCTTCGACCGGATCCGCGATTTCCTCGGCGCGGCGCTGGACCGGCACGGGGTCGCCGACCTGGCCACCCCGGCCACCACCATCGACATCGCCCCGCCCAGCCTCGGCGGCGACCTTGGCGGCCTGCGCACCAGATACGTGCCCTACAACGGTGGCGCGGTGCTGCCGGACTGGCTGGCGGCGCCGAGGGAACGGCCGCGGATCGTGGTCACCATGGGCACCGTGCTGACCCACCTGGACGACGAGCCGTGGCGGAGCATCCTGACCGCGGCCAAGGACACCGAGGCCGAACTGCTGCTGGCCGCCGGGTCCATCGACCTGTCCGGACTGGGTGAGCTGCCGCCGCACACCAGGGTGCTCGAGTACCTGCCGCTGAGCGCGTTGCTGCCGGTCAGCGACGCGCTGGTGCACCACGGCGGCTCCGGCAGCACGCTCACCGCGCTGGCCTGCGGGGTGCCCCAGCTGGTGCTGCCGCAGGGCGCGGACCAGTTCTACAACGGTCAGCGGATCGCGGCCCGCGGCGTGGGGCTGACCGCCGAGCACGAGGGCGTCAGCGCCGGGCAGATCCACCGGCTGCTGCACGATGCGGATATCGGCACCGCGGTGACCGAGGTGCTGGCCGAGCTGGCCGCGATGCCGAGTCCGGCCGAACTCGTCCCGGCACTGGCGGCCATTGCTCAAACTTGAGTAGGTTGGTGACATGCGCGTTCTGCTCACCAGCACCCCCGGCCTCGGCCACCTGTTCCCGCTGATCTCCACCGCCTGGGCGCTCCGCGCGGCAGGCCACGAGGTCCGGCTGGTCACCGCGGACTCCGCCGCCACCGCGGCCGCGAACGCCGGCCTGACCGTGGTCGACGCCGCACCCGGCGTGGACCTCAAGGCCGCGCTCGGCCTGCGTTTCGACGCCCACGCCAAGCCCGAACCGGGCGCCGAGCCGCCGGACACCGTGGGCGAGGCAGGCCTGATGTTCGCCACCATGGGCGAGCTGATGCTGGCCGGGGCACTGGCGCACGCCGAGCAGTGGCGGCCGGACCTGATCGTCTACGAGCTGTGCGAGACCACCGGCCCGATCATCGCCGCCCGGCTCGGCGTGCCCTGCGTGGCACACGGGTTCGGCTTCAGCGGCGGGCACGGGCTGATCGAGGAGATCCACCGGCACGTCACCGAGCCGCTGGCCATCCCGGAGACCGCGCTGGACCTGGCCCCGCCGAGCATGCACGGCGGGCTGAAGGGGATCAGCACCCGGTACGTGCCCTACAACGGCGGCGCGGTGCTGCCCGAGTGGCTGGCGGTGCCGAGACAACGGCCGCGGATCCTGGTCACCATGGGCACCATCGACCAGGGCGAGGCCGACCTGAGCCCGTGGCAGCGGATCCTGGACGCGGCACAGGGCAGCGGCGCCGAACTGGTGCTGGCCGCCGGTCCGTGGGACCTGTCCGGCCTGGAACTTCCGCCGCACGCCAGGGTGATCGGCTACCTGCCGCTGAACTCGCTGCTGGCCTATTGCGACGCCGCGATCCACCACGGCGGCTCGGGCAGCACGCTGACCGCGCTGGTCGCCGGGATCCCGCAGCTGCTCTCGCCTTACGGCGCGGACCAGTTCATCAACGCCGACCTGGTCCTCCAGCGCGGGGTCGGCTACGCCGCGATGGGCGGGCAGGTCACCGCCGAGCAGATCAACGGGCTGCTGCACGACGAAGGGCTGAAGACCGCGGTGGCCGAGGTCAGGGCGGAGATCGCCGCCCAGCCCAGTCCGGCCGAACTGGTGCCGAACCTGGAGGTCATCGCGGGGCGCTGAGCACGTACAGCAGCGCGCCCAGGCCGAGCAGCCCGGCGAACAGGCTGGTCCACAGCGGCAGCCGCCCGTCCCACCGACTCGCCGAACCGGGCAGGTCGGCGCGGACGCGGCGGTACCGCCGCCGCAGGTCCAGGCTCACCAGCGCCGCCACCGGCCCGGCCACCAGCACGATCCCGGCGGCCAGCAGCGGACTGCGGTGCGCGGCCAGCCGCAGCAGCACCAGGGCCGCGCCGAGGAAGGCCAGCAGGGTGCGCCGCCAGGCCAGCACGGTCCGCTCCGGCTGCAGGCCGGGGTCGATCACAGCAGCACCATGAGCACCGCGAGCAGTCCGGCCAGCACCAGCACCGCGCCGAGCACCGGCAACAGGAACGGGCCCGGCAACGGCTGACCCAGCCGCATGGCGCGTTCGGCGGCGGCCCAGCGGAAGAACGCGGTTCCCGCGCACAGCACGCCCGCGAGCAGCAACGACACCGCCAGCACGGTGCGCAGTGCGCCGTGCCCCGGATAGCCGAGCGCCTCCACCGCCACCCCGCCCGCCATCAGGCCGAGCGAGGTGCGGATCCAGGCCAGGAAGGTGCGCTCGTTGGCCAGGGTGAACCGCGCGTCGGGTTCGTCACCGGCGTCGTAGACGAACCCGGGCCAGCGTCGCGAGGTCACCGCAACACCGTAGGGGCTCGGCGCGGGGCCTGCACCAGGTCTCGACCGCACCACGACACGACCGGCGGCGTTGCCGGGACACCCACGTACGCCCGGTACGCGGGTGCCCCGGCGTCTTGCCGGACGCGCCGTGGCACGGCCGATACCAGGCACGAGCCCCGCGCCGAGCCCCTGAAACGAGGTGTTCGGCCCGAGCGGGATGCGAGATGGTGAAGGCCGCCGCGCCGCCCGGGGGGCGGGGTGGCTGACCGGGTGGGGCGCGAGGGGGGAAGTAGCCGGGCGGTGTGCCAGGGCAACGGGCACACCGCCCGGCTACTGCTCAGCTCAGGCCTGGACCTGGGTGTAGAAGGTCTTGGCGTTGGCGTCGAACAGGGTGCCCCAGGTGGTGGTGCGCCGGTCGGAGCGGCTGTTGACCGCCCAGATCTGGTCGCTGGCGTTCAGCCAGGCGCCACCGCTCTGGCCACCGATGCCGTTGCAGGCCAGCGTCGCGTCGTAGGTCTGCACGCGGGCCTGGCCACTGCAGTTGTAGCTCTGCTGACCGGTGTAGGGGGACTCGGCCGGGTAGCCGTAGAGGGTGGACTGCTGGGCGCGCTTGTCGTTGAACACGATGCTCTTCGCGCCGACCGTGTCGGTCAGCGACTTGCCCGCCTGCGAGGCCACCGAGAAGGCCGCGTAGTCGTAGGCGAAGTCACGCTGCTGGCTGGAGGTCCACCGGGCCGGGATGTGCAGCTTGGTGGCCGGCCAGGTGCCGTACGGGCGGGCGTTGTTCAGGAACGCGGGC contains:
- a CDS encoding ABC transporter ATP-binding protein, which encodes MHDGSGRIVVGNLTKQFGNITAVQDLSFIVEPGTVTGFLGPNGSGKTTTLRMVLGLVRPSGGQSTINGVPYERLGTPGRVVGSVLEAQSFHPGRSARNHLKIYAAALMVPDERVDQVLQLVGLAAAADRRAGSFSLGMRQRLALATALLGDPQVLVLDEPANGLDPEGIAWLRTFLQSFARSGRTVLVSSHLLAEVEQTVDHVVIISRGRTVYNGGLDTLRQSQQSRVIVQPADPHKLVEALQAAGHTMIEPTQDGRLAITGVHTKQVADVALAAGVAIYAMQEEQVDLERLFFQLTSAQYTGAAPGQYPPPTPPGGGWGPPSGGLPAPTSYEQAYQQEQAYPPGYPQPQPPQPGYPPQPGQQGNQYGGNA
- a CDS encoding trypsin-like serine peptidase: MKLTRLLALGACAAALAAIPVGAATASPTQEVSAQQTADYWTPERIKDAVNNPMPLPGPDMSSTGGLSAAAPQATIQPVPGPYTTEKMRSQGRLLFTTGGRNSSCSATSVVAANKNLVWTAAHCLQYGGNTSANVSFLPAFLNNARPYGTWPATKLHIPARWTSSQQRDFAYDYAAFSVASQAGKSLTDTVGAKSIVFNDKRAQQSTLYGYPAESPYTGQQSYNCSGQARVQTYDATLACNGIGGQSGGAWLNASDQIWAVNSRSDRRTTTWGTLFDANAKTFYTQVQA
- a CDS encoding glycosyltransferase; this translates as MRVLLTSTPGLGHLFPLISTAWALRAAGHEVRLVTADSAATAAANAGLTVVDAAPGVDLKAALGLRFDAHAKPEPGAEPPDTVGEAGLMFATMGELMLAGALAHAEQWRPDLIVYELCETTGPIIAARLGVPCVAHGFGFSGGHGLIEEIHRHVTEPLAIPETALDLAPPSMHGGLKGISTRYVPYNGGAVLPEWLAVPRQRPRILVTMGTIDQGEADLSPWQRILDAAQGSGAELVLAAGPWDLSGLELPPHARVIGYLPLNSLLAYCDAAIHHGGSGSTLTALVAGIPQLLSPYGADQFINADLVLQRGVGYAAMGGQVTAEQINGLLHDEGLKTAVAEVRAEIAAQPSPAELVPNLEVIAGR
- a CDS encoding DUF202 domain-containing protein; amino-acid sequence: MIDPGLQPERTVLAWRRTLLAFLGAALVLLRLAAHRSPLLAAGIVLVAGPVAALVSLDLRRRYRRVRADLPGSASRWDGRLPLWTSLFAGLLGLGALLYVLSAPR
- a CDS encoding YidH family protein; the protein is MTSRRWPGFVYDAGDEPDARFTLANERTFLAWIRTSLGLMAGGVAVEALGYPGHGALRTVLAVSLLLAGVLCAGTAFFRWAAAERAMRLGQPLPGPFLLPVLGAVLVLAGLLAVLMVLL
- a CDS encoding nucleotide disphospho-sugar-binding domain-containing protein; translated protein: MRVLFTSSAGLGHLFPMISTAWALRAAGHEVRVATTGPAATAAANAGLVAVESCPGIDWEAEIQRIIQENFGAEGMASPKPGEPRPDSMASAGVMFAHMADLATDETVRQAALWRPDLVIYDLTDATGPIVAAKLGIPCVQHGFGLTNAQELFDAMVPFLADTFTRLGVDGLAEKAAAIDVAPPSLEGELKGISTRYVPYNGGAVLPEWLSGPKERPRIVITMGTAMATHVGLNPWRAILDVAVDADAELILAAGSMDLTELGELPPHVRTIGYLPLGALLGVCDALVHHGGSGSTLTAVDAGVTQLIVPQGADQFYNAERIAKRGAGLSAEHEGVTAEQIHRLLHDADIKTAVAEVKAEMAAQPSPAELVPQLEAIAGH
- a CDS encoding nucleotide disphospho-sugar-binding domain-containing protein, with the translated sequence MRVLVVSSMGLGHLFPMVPTMWALRAAGHEVLLLSTAAGAAAGARAGLPVVEAAPGVDWEAELTPPPGEVDLLTRVASRFARMADLMSDGAVRQAAHWRPDLIVYELIDATGPLLAAKFGIPCVHHGFGITSVGPLFDRIRDFLGAALDRHGVADLATPATTIDIAPPSLGGDLGGLRTRYVPYNGGAVLPDWLAAPRERPRIVVTMGTVLTHLDDEPWRSILTAAKDTEAELLLAAGSIDLSGLGELPPHTRVLEYLPLSALLPVSDALVHHGGSGSTLTALACGVPQLVLPQGADQFYNGQRIAARGVGLTAEHEGVSAGQIHRLLHDADIGTAVTEVLAELAAMPSPAELVPALAAIAQT